The Juglans regia cultivar Chandler chromosome 16, Walnut 2.0, whole genome shotgun sequence nucleotide sequence GAACAGAGAACAAGATGGGTAGGATGGAAGAGAATGTGTGAGGGTAAGTCTTTGGGAGGAATGGGATTCAaagatttgaaactttttaacCAAGCTCTCCTTGCAAAACAGGCCTGGAGGATCATGACAGAGGATTCCACACTATTGCATAAGCTATACAAAAAAAGGTACTTTCCATCATCTACTTTTAGTAATTCAAGGTTGGGATCTACTCCTTCATATGTCTAGAGGGGTATTTGGGGATCAAAGGCTTATATGCTTCAGGGATGCAGATGGAGAGTTGCGGTTGGTAAGTCAATTAAGGTTTGGACTGATTATTGGATACCTGGTCATAGATTGCTACAAAACTCGATGCAAGGACTTATAAATGAGGCTCAAACAGTTGATGATCTAATTAATGAGGGTACCAGATGGTGGAATGTTGATAAGGTAAGAAGGCTGTTACCACCTGTTGCAGCAGAGTCTGTGTTGAGAATTTTGATTGGTTCTGAGATGAGGCCTGATTGCATTATATGGGATCATGAGAAAGATGGGGTATTCAGTGTAAAGAGTGCTTATAACTACTTTTAGAAGCTAGCTAAACAAGGCGGGGAGTGCTCAAATGCTGAGGGTCAGTGCAAGCTGTGGAGAAATTTGTGGAAAATGAAGCtgccaaataaaattaaaatttttgcatgGAGAGCTTGTAAGAATGGAATTCCAACCCATGTGAACCTAAAGGGGAGGCAAATTATTAATGAAGCTTGATGTATTTGGTGCATGAATGAGGAAGATGTGGGGCATGCCTTATGTTACTGTCCATCAATAATTCAGTCATGGCACCAACATTTTAAGGGATTATTGAATTCTGATATGCAAAAAGATTTCCTACAGGTTGCAATGGATGTAATGGAAGCAAGCAAATCTGGTGAACTTGAAAAATTCTTTCTTATAGCATGGGGTATGTGGTATAGGAGGAACCAACAGATTTTTGAAGGTAAAAACATACAACCTGCAACTATTATTGACAAAGCCTTGTCCACTGCAGCTGAATATAAAGAGGTCAGAGATGTTAGGCATCAGAGGAAGATTCAAAGTTCATGTTGGCAACCTCCATCCCAATGAGTATTGAAGCTAAATGTGGATGGTGAATTTTTGAAGAACAAGATAAAGTAGGTGTAGGAATGCTTTTGAGGAATGATAGAGGTGGGGTTTTGTTTTCTGcaagtaaaaaggaaaatggtgtCATTGATCCAATGTAGGTGGAGCTACTAGCAATACTAGGAGGACTACAATTTTGCATTCCAATGGCATTTCAGAGCTAGTCATTGAGAGTGATTCATTATTGTTGGTACAAGAATTGAATAATGCTTTAGAATCTGTCAACTTAGGGAAATCTGGTTCATAAAGTGCAAGAGTTGATGAAAAGAATACCAAGATGCTCAGTTCAGCATAAGAGGCGCATGGCGAATAATGCAGCTCATACCTTAGCAAGATATGCTAAGTATCTAGATGATTTGATAGTTTGGTGGGACTCATTCCCTGAATGTATCTCTCAAATTGTTTGGTCTGAATCTATGATGTAATTTGTAGCTGTTAATGAATACAAAGTGCTACGTTtgctattgaaaaaaaaaaaaaaaaatgggtggagAGAGGAGCATAAGATTGTTGAGGAGCTTATATttaatgcatttaatgcattcTGCAAATATAAGCCAAGATGTCATGAGCATTACAAGAAGTTTGAGAACAAGGATGAGGTGCACCAACATCCTTTTTAGGATATTCGATTTtgcaattaaaaatattttgtgacatgtttgaagaTCATGCATATAAggtaaatgaattattttacttgttatattttataaatttgttttttataaatatttactaGTTATTAGCAAGAGCAgagttctataaaaaaaaagcaaatagaTCGAATTTAAAGATTAATTATCATGCAAGCTCAAGATCTTTCTATCGTCTTTCTAAGAAactagtaatgttatttttttaatgggttGCTCagtttgatatttttcatatatgaatgagtttatatttataaaatgtttgtcTTGTAGCAACAATTAGATAACAATTAGTAGAATTATAAGTTGGATGATTTATTGATcataatggagagtggactcatcccgaCACacatgaaaattatgtaagtattattatttattttaactaaaGAATGGTGTATTTGTGGCAATATTAATTCTCTCTTaaatgcaggaaaaaaaatggttgtCTTGTGTGTTAAATCAACATCTAATCAGAATTCCTCAACAAGTGTTTTCCGATATCTGGGAACACTTACAAAAGTTTTGGGTCCACATTCAGAATATTTGAGGGGTTTTGATTGTTGCGTCAAGGCTTTTAACTCATTCTCATCGTGCAATAATGCCTCCAGTAGTACTAGAGATTTAGTGCCTGTTTGGGAACATAAATTTTCTCAGATGTTTTCagatattttcagatattttattCCCAAACACTACTGAAGCACAAAACActtctcaattttaaaaattaaactttttcgatctaatcattacaaatttttcaaactctcaaacaaaaaaaaaaaatacaaaatacaaaattttcaaattttaaaataaaaattatattcaaaaattatattcaaatatttcttaactttataatatttttatttaacattttctctcttatttttcaaaatctaataaaatatcgtaactcaaactatttcactattattcacatatattcTGAGATATTCCAAACGAGTTCTCAGAGGAAGTGAGGTTTGAGATCGAGCAATTGATGACAAAGCAATAAAAGGTAGAGAATATTCTAGCacaacgataaaaaaaaaaaaaaaaaaagaagatgcgATTGAAACAATAACCACAACGACAAGAAGAGAAGTTTAGAAGAGAAATGCAATCCCAACAAGAATAGATGCTACAACAAAACTAGATGATGATGCAACAATTCATTTCTCCTAACaactgattttataatttttctattgattCTATATGAACTATGCTCTTTTCTATTTGTTTGCACTTCTAAAAAGAACGAGACTACTTTCTCTGTTTCTTGAacaaattctaatatatttttaaagatctTATGCATGTCTATTaaacttctttttattttttcgagCAAAATACTTCCTATTGTTCGAAGGCCCTAAAACTGTttgaacatatattattaacCATTCGAACAATTACATAGTACATTTGAACAAACACTGTACACAATTGGAGTTCGAACATATCCATACCGATCGATCAAACAGAGATACAACCTTCGAACGTAATGAACGTTGCGGTCGAACATGATAACCGTTCAAATGATTTCTTACTACATCAAACATTATATATGTGTTCTAACACTAAATTCAGCATTCGAGCGTGTCTTCCTAATAATACGGTCGAACATATTAGAATTCAATCGACTAATCAATGAAATGCATTTGAATATACTTTGACTGTTGAACATATTAGTTTACCGTTCAAACGTGAATCTAGAATAAAACTTATTCATCCTAGAATTAGCTTTACGTTTGAATGCCATCAAACGATTTCGTTTAAtttcatcttaaaatatattttttgaaatgaaattcaatttttcatctaaaaaaatattttgttatttttcacacctaattttttttttggttgttggcGCAGATATATTatgtacatgaaaaaatattcgtATCAGTTGGAAGCCGCCGCACACTCAACGCAATaagtgaaaacaaaaaaaaatatacccgTTAGGTATGCTGCGGCTTTCGACTGATGCACAGTAAACCTCTATGTACATATAGATTTGACCTCCAAGATAATTCCGTACATGATCGCAGAACAAGTTGCTAGCAGCTTGGAAAATTAGGCCAGAATTGGGTGCCATTTTCTATAAATTTGAATGTTCAATATattaaatttcaatttgttgACCAATTGATCATTAGTCTATCGCCTCCAATTGCTTCGAGCCAGCTCATACCATTCGACGTTATCTTATAATGGAATTTGTTAGCTATATGGAGAAATATACCGGACCTGCTTGtaaaattgtttcttttgtcAAAAGTTATTTATGGTAGTGTAATAAATTCTAGAGCAAGTTGTTACACTTTCATAAATTAAtactttgtaaatatattttttggcttttatggtaatgtttgtattttttttttcaattttgatatttttgtcaAATCTATCGCACTCCACGTCCCACCACCACGCAATCCTAAAACAGCCGACCTAGAGCAATCTTATCATTTGCATGAGAGCCatcaaatcatttataaaagaTAAGACCCATCAAATTAAGGTAGTACTGGAATTAATGGATCTCACTTTTTTCGATCCGGTGGCTCTTAGATCATCataatttatatcttttattactttcaattatagctaggaaaaaaaaaatatatcccgATCATATATAGTGATCATGGGCCGGTTATTAATGACAaaactattattcataattcaGAATATTGggaaaattaaatcaaaagttttgCCATGCTAGGTCAAAAGGGAAGCCATGATCTAGAAACTCTAGGCCGCGGAATCCGGGACTGTCCAGAATTGTATGATCATGAACCGGTGACAAATGCAATGATTCAGGCTGATCAGAAAAATGCAGCTCGCTCATCCACCGTGCTGTTTCTTCATTGTTAGATAATTCCAGATGATGAGTACTGACAGTAGTAGTCATGGGGTTTTCATGATCAGCATTCTGATCCGCCCTGATGACTTGGATCAATTTATGAGTCTGATCATCTTCCACCTGATGAGTAGGGTACGGTGTTTTGGAGGTACCCACAATATTAAGCAGCTTTGTATTTTGGTCTTTGAGGCCGAGTTTCTTGCACAAGTGTGTGTTCCAGTGGTTCTTTACTTGGTTGTCGGTTCTTCCTGGCACCCTCCCAGCAATCAGTGACcacctatatataaatatataaaaatgatcatTAATTGTCAGAAATATTTATTACCTCCTTGAgagcatttatttatttcctctttttttgggactctatatatgtatgtttcaCATAACTCCGTCTACGTACGTACAGAAGATAATGTCAAATAATTGAATCCCCGGCCCATAACTTTTGTACATAAATTATCAAACAGAATTGATCAGCATTGATTGCAGGAAGGCATCCCAAGACGTAGTAAGTGGTGTCTTCTCCAGAAATTAATGCAGGTTCTACTCCAAAGTTACttcaattaattttctcaaaaagaaaaggtaatatatatatatatatatatatatttgaacacTACTGTTTGCAGGCTATGTTGATAGAtttgataaacaaattaaaaaggggaaaaaaaaaaaaaaaaggaaacataatGTACAGAGCAAGGAAGCAGTACTTCTAGCTAGGGAGAGAGTAATGGTCCAGTACTGGGAAATCGACTATGAGCTGTGGAATTTGATAGATTTGTCCATTGGATCACATGTTTCAAAATTAGCATATGCAAAAGCATATACAAAAGCATGATTTGACTGAAACAAAAAGTTTGACAATAAAACAAGCTTATCTTAAAGTACTACAGCAATATATAGACCAATAAATGTacagaaaatgaagaaagaaaacatgaaggagatgatgatgatgatcagaacCTGTTTCCAAGAAGATTATGGAGTCTGATAAtgagatcttcttcttcctctgagAAGCCTCCTCGTTTCACGGTGGGGCTCAGATAGTTAAGCCACCTTAACCTACAGCTCTTTCCACACCTCTTTAAACCTACAAATTAACCATTCTCATATATAACAAGAAATGAAACCCTACTGCTCTTTGTTTCCTGTTGAAACAAATGTATAGAATATTGCGATCGAAGCTTAAACATGATCAATGTTTCTTTCTTGATTACCTGTAGTCTTAGAGATGCGATTCCACTTCCCTCTACCGTTCTCTCTAACGTATTCCAGTAGAATCCGGTCCTCCTCCTCTGTCCATAGCCCTTTCTTATACTGATTATCTGCGACCATTATCGTCtcaaaacagaggaagagagattTTACTGTGAAGTACTAGGCTTCCTTAGCTCCTGTTGGAAAGGCTTTGTATGTCTCAATGTTTCTGGCTCTTTATTCAGTTCTTGGGCGGCGTGCGAAGCACATGGGTAAGTTTTGTCAACCAAGTCCTTCAACTTTTTGGGTTTTATATATGGCAACGGAATCGTAACTTGTAATGGTGCTGACTGCTGAGTGCTAGGATTTGCcttcatttgaaaaaatcaaGAAGACATATACATAATAATTTGTGTAAAACAAAGACTAGTATACtgttttttaattcttctttttatgattttttattgggAGAAAATGGGTAGGTACAAATATCAAGACTTCATGCACTAACAAAAATGCTAGATATCAACGATGGCACAAGGTCAAATAATCTAGCTATCGGTATTTGCTgatcctttcccaaaaccagtattatttccttttgaaaCTGGATTctcttgaataaaaaataatttacaagaGCTCAATACGTCAATATCTGTTTAAAAATGTGATACTTTGTTCTAAAGTTGAAAAGCATGCATGAATTACCCAACCGacctatatattaaaattaggggtggcaatatgcaTGTGACTCGACTCGTGAATCTAATATGAGTACgatataaaattaacaaatttgagtttgatgttaacgAGTTCAGGTCGaaatgggttgacccgttaagacacgactTATATACAGGCCAACCTGCTTAATATAAAATCAACCAGTTTTGAcctttagaatttatttcaaaattaagattttattattgttaagttgtactattggtatttctcaatatgcctatatttttattatttttattgttgaaattgtaattttagacatatgcatatatttgttattatatgatttgtaatattggttttattatatataaaaatttaaaaaataatgatatatattttttaagatattatagttattaataaatatagattttaaattttatgtgaaattatgttaatcaggtcaaatgagttTTGCGTtttagttcaacccatttacacgAAACAAACGGGTTTAAATGAGTCGTGTCAtgttaacatatttataattaattattaaacaggtcAAAACGGGTGACACGACATAATCCGTTATCTAAATTGGTTGAGTGGTTTGGAAGTTTGATACATTTAGTTTAACGAGTTGAGTTTGGGTTGACTTATATAATCGAATGTTCATGACATGATATGACATGAAAACATGATTTGCCAcccctaattaaaaccctaggaGCTGTGGAATATTGAGATTCTCTTCCTTTCGGGTATCACACCTCTATTTTTTCCCCTGGAATATCAGATGCCACACAAGGGATTTCTTAGAATGATCCTTATGTTATCTATGACACGAAATTCTTTTAATTGTCCTTCCCAAGGTTAGAATCATGCTAAACGattattagagagagagagagagaaaactcaCCAAATCAACGTTCCACATCAAACTCATGCCTTAAGCCCTATGGCTTGATCATCCATGGATCTCCGATTGTGAAAACCCAATTATGAGTCTCCTTAGTGAGAGGTCCATGAGTATTGTTAGATGAggttaattcaaattatctcaagTGGAGTAGAATTTTCACAAGTCTATATCTTTACTCGTCTTATagtccaaatcaaattattgtGATTGCACATTTATGTCACTTAGGAGGCTACTAGAGTCTTCAGAAATGATTCCACACTTCAAGATCAATAGTTTAACATGGTTGTTCTAGAAAATCttagagagaaaggagaaacCTTTATTTGTAAGTTCACTCACTTTTTCCACATACCCACGTACAATTGACATACATAAGACTCTCATTT carries:
- the LOC108986768 gene encoding transcription factor WER-like; the protein is MVADNQYKKGLWTEEEDRILLEYVRENGRGKWNRISKTTGLKRCGKSCRLRWLNYLSPTVKRGGFSEEEEDLIIRLHNLLGNRWSLIAGRVPGRTDNQVKNHWNTHLCKKLGLKDQNTKLLNIVGTSKTPYPTHQVEDDQTHKLIQVIRADQNADHENPMTTTVSTHHLELSNNEETARWMSELHFSDQPESLHLSPVHDHTILDSPGFRGLEFLDHGFPFDLAWQNF